A single genomic interval of Procambarus clarkii isolate CNS0578487 chromosome 61, FALCON_Pclarkii_2.0, whole genome shotgun sequence harbors:
- the LOC123774342 gene encoding cuticle protein 7-like, with product MARPEGPPTPGYGPPGPLHHQPLIVGPPRYDFNYAVKDDYAGNDFGHQESRDGYDTKGSYYVQLPDGRLQTVTYVVNGDSGYIAQVDYQGEAQYPAYQPAPAYKPAPAPSYQPAPTYG from the exons ATGGCCCGGCCAGAGGGCCCTCCCACACCAGGCTATGGCCCGCCTggaccactccaccaccagcctctCATTGTG GGTCCTCCTCGGTACGACTTCAACTATGCCGTCAAGGACGACTATGCCGGCAACGACTTCGGTCACCAGGAGTCCCGTGACGGCTACGACACTAAGGGCTCTTATTACGTCCAGCTTCCCGACGGTCGCCTCCAGACGGTGACTTACGTCGTCAACGGCGACTCCGGTTACATAGCCCAGGTTGATTACCAGGGCGAGGCCCAGTACCCGGCCTACCAGCCCGCCCCAGCCTACAAGCCCGCACCAGCCCCGTCCTACCAGCCCGCTCCCACCTATGGCTAA